From the Leptospira biflexa serovar Patoc strain 'Patoc 1 (Paris)' genome, one window contains:
- the ilvB gene encoding biosynthetic-type acetolactate synthase large subunit — MTSTTEAITGGRLMVELLEEAGVEIVFGYPGGAILPFYDELYHSKKIKHILVRHEQGAIHMAEGYARSTGKLGVCIATSGPGATNLITGLTDAKMDSVPILAITGQVATDAIGTDAFQEADIFGITIPITKYNALIKKADDLARHFEEAIKIAMGGRPGPVLLDFPKDVQLGKTTVRKAQSLKIAPHHYERPKVKGDPQEFADALNGAKRPLLYVGGGAINSFASAEIKALAEKANAPVTTTLMGLGAFPGTHPLSVGMLGMHGTAYANKAVLECDYILNLGARFDDRVAKYQDFAPSAVRAHIDIDAAEFNKRINVDHILHGDLKDAIREILPFVKSGDRSEWIQNIQSLKKNHPLDFDNSGDTIKPQDFLQKVYAKTKGEAIVSTDVGQHQMWAAQYYLFDKPNTWLTSGGLGTMGYGLPAAIGAKFGNPDKTVICVTGDGSFQMCIQELATIAQSKLGVKILLFNNNFLGMVRQWQELFYEERFSESQWTYNPNFVKLAEAYDIPAMRIEKKSEIEKGVEFFLKDSGSALIEVMIPAEEKVFPMIPAGKSQQDLIEFKDLGKLKK; from the coding sequence ATGACATCGACAACCGAAGCGATTACTGGCGGCCGGCTTATGGTCGAATTATTGGAAGAAGCGGGTGTGGAAATCGTCTTTGGATACCCAGGTGGAGCCATCCTCCCTTTCTACGACGAACTCTATCATAGCAAAAAAATAAAACACATCCTTGTCCGCCATGAACAAGGTGCCATCCATATGGCAGAAGGGTATGCACGTTCCACAGGTAAGTTAGGTGTTTGTATTGCCACTTCGGGCCCAGGGGCAACGAATTTGATCACTGGCCTTACGGATGCCAAAATGGATTCTGTTCCCATACTTGCGATCACAGGCCAAGTCGCAACCGATGCCATAGGCACAGACGCCTTCCAAGAAGCCGATATCTTTGGGATCACAATCCCCATCACAAAATACAATGCCCTTATCAAAAAAGCAGATGATCTTGCCCGTCATTTTGAAGAAGCCATCAAAATCGCCATGGGAGGAAGACCAGGCCCAGTCCTCCTTGATTTTCCAAAAGATGTGCAACTGGGAAAAACAACAGTTCGAAAAGCGCAAAGCCTAAAAATTGCCCCTCACCATTATGAAAGACCAAAGGTGAAAGGGGACCCACAAGAATTTGCAGATGCTCTGAACGGAGCCAAACGCCCGTTACTTTATGTCGGTGGGGGAGCGATCAATTCCTTTGCCTCGGCCGAAATCAAAGCCCTTGCAGAAAAAGCAAATGCACCTGTTACCACAACACTTATGGGTCTTGGTGCCTTTCCTGGAACCCATCCCTTGTCTGTCGGAATGCTTGGGATGCACGGAACGGCTTATGCCAACAAAGCCGTGTTAGAATGTGATTATATCCTAAACTTAGGTGCTAGGTTTGATGACCGCGTTGCCAAATACCAAGACTTTGCGCCAAGTGCTGTGCGGGCCCATATTGACATTGATGCCGCTGAGTTCAACAAACGAATCAATGTAGATCATATCTTACATGGGGACTTAAAAGATGCCATTCGTGAAATCCTACCATTTGTGAAAAGTGGAGATCGCAGTGAGTGGATTCAAAATATCCAATCACTCAAAAAAAATCATCCACTTGATTTCGATAACAGTGGTGACACAATCAAACCCCAAGATTTTTTACAAAAGGTATATGCAAAAACCAAGGGAGAGGCCATTGTATCAACCGACGTTGGCCAACACCAAATGTGGGCAGCACAGTATTATCTCTTTGATAAACCAAACACTTGGCTTACGTCTGGTGGACTTGGTACGATGGGGTATGGACTCCCTGCGGCCATTGGTGCCAAATTTGGAAACCCAGACAAAACTGTGATTTGTGTCACAGGAGATGGTTCTTTCCAAATGTGTATCCAAGAACTAGCAACAATCGCTCAATCTAAGTTAGGTGTCAAAATTTTACTGTTTAATAATAACTTTCTTGGAATGGTTCGCCAGTGGCAGGAACTCTTTTATGAAGAACGATTCAGTGAATCCCAATGGACTTATAATCCAAACTTTGTAAAACTTGCCGAAGCCTATGACATCCCAGCGATGCGGATTGAAAAAAAGTCTGAAATCGAGAAGGGAGTGGAGTTTTTCTTAAAAGACAGCGGATCAGCCCTCATTGAAGTTATGATCCCTGCGGAAGAAAAAGTATTCCCTATGATCCCTGCCGGAAAATCACAACAAGACCTCATAGAATTCAAAGACTTGGGGAAATTGAAAAAATGA
- a CDS encoding tetratricopeptide repeat protein, whose amino-acid sequence MENAEIEKTQEDEKFTKIKALAKEAYRFLDQGRFKEAKERLDILLDEDPSNTYGLVGLGDYYAKTKQPEQAIQYYRKCLSGDTTNKFSLMGLMNAYRDLNSLKRIIEVAEEFHHITITDASILSRVADAHRKLKNFKESEVYYMEALQINPNDQYVIVGLGHLYFACQRYADAILWWEKLLGSQPNNIKILTEIGNSYRKIKDFDKAILYYERAKDLDPKNFFALYGLAESYRGKKDFKTAITYWEKILESDPDNKLIINRYADSLRGLGNYDKALECFNKILASGDDYFALLGKAAALRLIGDLEKAEEIYLGLLSKSPNDPRPALELSDLWDIMGKKPQAIKLLEDLAKKNPSNEAIRERIEYLKD is encoded by the coding sequence ATGGAAAATGCCGAGATTGAAAAAACACAAGAAGATGAAAAATTCACAAAAATAAAAGCTCTTGCAAAAGAAGCCTATCGTTTTCTCGATCAAGGTCGCTTCAAAGAAGCAAAAGAACGATTAGACATATTACTTGATGAAGATCCTTCCAATACCTATGGGCTTGTTGGTCTTGGTGATTATTATGCCAAAACAAAACAACCTGAACAAGCCATCCAATACTATCGAAAATGTTTGAGCGGAGATACCACAAATAAGTTTTCTCTTATGGGACTGATGAATGCTTACCGTGACCTCAATAGTTTAAAACGAATCATTGAAGTGGCAGAAGAGTTTCACCACATAACCATCACAGACGCAAGTATCTTATCACGTGTTGCCGATGCTCATCGCAAATTAAAGAACTTCAAAGAATCTGAAGTGTATTATATGGAAGCGCTCCAAATCAATCCTAACGACCAATATGTCATTGTGGGACTTGGCCATTTGTACTTTGCCTGCCAACGGTATGCCGATGCCATTTTATGGTGGGAAAAACTCCTCGGTAGCCAACCAAATAATATTAAAATTCTCACAGAGATTGGAAATAGTTACCGCAAAATCAAAGATTTTGACAAAGCAATCCTTTACTATGAAAGAGCAAAAGACCTTGATCCAAAAAACTTTTTTGCATTGTACGGACTTGCTGAATCCTATCGTGGGAAAAAGGACTTTAAAACCGCCATCACGTATTGGGAAAAAATTCTCGAATCCGACCCCGATAACAAACTCATTATCAACCGTTATGCGGATTCACTCAGAGGTCTTGGGAATTATGACAAAGCGCTTGAGTGTTTTAATAAAATCCTTGCCAGTGGTGATGACTACTTTGCTCTCCTCGGGAAAGCGGCCGCATTACGTCTGATTGGTGATTTAGAAAAAGCAGAAGAAATTTATTTGGGACTTCTTTCCAAATCTCCGAATGACCCAAGGCCAGCGTTGGAACTTTCTGATCTTTGGGACATTATGGGGAAAAAACCCCAAGCCATCAAACTTCTCGAAGATTTAGCAAAGAAAAATCCTTCTAATGAAGCGATTCGGGAAAGGATTGAATATTTAAAAGATTAA
- a CDS encoding MFS transporter: MKTISKTVLILSLVSLFTDIASEMLYPILPIYLRSIEYSVIFIGFLEGIAELIAGYSKGYFGNLSDLHGRRVPFVRLGYFLSSISKPLLVMSQLPGIVLFARTLDRMGKGVRTGARDALLSEEATSTTKAQIFGFHRSFDTLGAVLGPSIALVFLVVYPNHYVLLFYLAVVPGLISVGLTFLLKETITKEKKLTNSLTLFSYLSYWKESNPNYRKLVFGLIVFAFWNSSDVFLILKAKEVGLGDSYVIGIYIFYNLVYAIFAYPLGILADKVGFKKMFLFGLFLFVLVYFLMGFAQKLEWVVIAFFLYGIYASATEGISKAWISNLVPKEEVGTAIGFFSGLQSVSLFFASLIAGWIWFLFGAPVTFFVTGVIALLVLIYFFFSKIEEKNLN, encoded by the coding sequence ATGAAAACAATTTCTAAAACCGTTTTGATCCTTTCCCTTGTCAGTCTATTTACAGATATCGCAAGTGAGATGTTATATCCGATTCTTCCGATTTACCTTCGGTCGATTGAGTATTCGGTAATATTCATTGGATTTTTGGAAGGAATTGCCGAGTTGATTGCAGGCTATAGTAAGGGATATTTTGGTAATCTATCTGATTTGCATGGGAGGAGGGTTCCTTTTGTGCGACTTGGTTACTTTCTTAGTTCGATCTCCAAACCTTTGTTAGTAATGAGTCAATTGCCAGGGATTGTACTTTTTGCTCGCACATTAGATCGGATGGGTAAAGGTGTTCGCACTGGTGCAAGGGATGCCCTTTTATCAGAAGAAGCAACATCTACTACAAAAGCGCAAATTTTTGGATTTCACCGTTCCTTTGATACCTTAGGCGCTGTTTTGGGTCCAAGTATCGCACTCGTCTTTTTGGTAGTCTACCCCAACCATTATGTTTTATTATTTTATCTGGCAGTTGTACCAGGATTAATTTCCGTTGGTCTCACTTTTCTATTGAAAGAAACGATAACAAAAGAGAAAAAACTCACGAATTCACTAACATTGTTTTCCTACCTTTCCTATTGGAAGGAATCCAATCCCAATTATCGGAAGTTAGTGTTTGGTCTCATCGTTTTTGCATTTTGGAATAGCTCTGATGTGTTTTTGATTTTAAAAGCCAAAGAGGTTGGACTCGGTGACAGTTATGTCATTGGTATTTATATCTTTTATAATTTGGTGTATGCAATCTTTGCGTATCCATTAGGAATTTTGGCAGACAAGGTTGGTTTTAAAAAGATGTTTTTATTTGGGTTATTCCTTTTTGTTTTGGTTTATTTCCTTATGGGATTTGCACAAAAACTTGAATGGGTGGTCATAGCCTTTTTTTTATACGGGATCTATGCAAGTGCAACAGAAGGGATCTCAAAAGCTTGGATTAGTAACCTTGTCCCGAAAGAGGAAGTGGGAACTGCGATTGGATTTTTCTCTGGGTTACAAAGTGTTTCCCTGTTTTTTGCAAGTCTGATTGCAGGTTGGATTTGGTTTTTGTTTGGAGCCCCTGTTACCTTTTTTGTAACAGGAGTGATCGCACTTCTAGTGTTGATTTATTTCTTCTTTTCAAAAATCGAAGAAAAAAATTTGAATTAA
- a CDS encoding P83/100 family protein has translation MRISRSIILCLIVVGFSLTAQSKAPLGESEIKGAKKIEFINRSLRKASDDIIQENTETGKKLAETLSKENTASVDGVKIERILPGPDGKLGADILSLSETQSFDHVNSIARILASYIETSFQYKAGNAETLAQYILYYNATHRKDAKFFGKKYTAGVTAATSPDKLGIDTVYKNWPGKTQIIIPIEGNILKDSGKDVTTDELEKDVNRTVKDKEKDPATKQKMEDEAKKMDKLQTDKLKEEKKVLQDKKDEVSKEGKELQDKKDALKKQEAEAVASLNELKKDPVKNKTEIDKKAEEIKKIEQDKKETDQKTQAVEAKKEELSKKEEQIAKKEEARTGTTTSGDGAKKEDAVQKVEAKVEELKTELAQTKEELKKKEEQSDNVVNNKILFMKFIKYDTDGHYSNELWAIDPAKDDALFKSPYNNICSKEFKEIANQGVLVLGYDGEKIETRKHKLVLLDPDKLGVKKTSESADIFWRTPMINREDKIYVIEKVKDKYHVARFKSDLTFEKRTEEPVEENSELTFFGDKIYVTGKPKEGDKTTIKVFKKEDLSLLKTIAP, from the coding sequence ATGAGAATCTCTCGTTCCATCATCTTATGCCTAATTGTTGTCGGTTTTTCTCTGACAGCCCAATCCAAAGCCCCTCTCGGTGAATCCGAAATCAAGGGTGCCAAAAAAATTGAATTCATCAACCGTTCCTTACGGAAGGCCTCTGATGACATCATCCAAGAGAATACTGAAACTGGTAAAAAACTCGCTGAAACTCTGTCCAAGGAAAATACGGCCAGTGTCGATGGTGTCAAAATTGAGCGTATCCTCCCAGGTCCTGATGGGAAATTGGGTGCAGACATCCTTTCTCTCTCGGAAACTCAAAGTTTTGATCACGTCAATTCCATTGCGAGGATCCTTGCCTCTTACATCGAAACATCTTTCCAATACAAAGCTGGCAATGCAGAGACATTGGCGCAGTACATTCTCTATTACAATGCCACACATCGTAAAGACGCGAAATTTTTTGGAAAAAAATACACCGCGGGCGTAACAGCTGCTACATCCCCTGATAAACTAGGGATTGATACTGTTTATAAAAATTGGCCAGGCAAAACTCAAATCATCATTCCCATCGAAGGGAACATCTTAAAAGACAGTGGAAAAGATGTTACCACGGATGAGTTGGAAAAAGATGTGAATCGTACGGTGAAGGATAAAGAAAAAGATCCGGCCACCAAACAAAAGATGGAAGACGAAGCCAAAAAAATGGACAAGTTGCAAACCGATAAACTGAAAGAAGAAAAGAAGGTATTGCAAGATAAAAAAGACGAAGTGTCCAAAGAAGGAAAAGAACTCCAAGACAAAAAGGATGCTCTGAAAAAACAAGAAGCAGAAGCAGTCGCAAGCTTAAATGAACTGAAAAAAGATCCGGTGAAAAACAAAACCGAAATCGATAAAAAAGCAGAAGAAATCAAAAAGATCGAACAAGACAAAAAAGAAACTGATCAAAAGACTCAGGCAGTTGAAGCCAAAAAAGAAGAGTTGAGTAAAAAAGAAGAACAAATTGCCAAAAAAGAAGAGGCAAGGACTGGAACGACTACCTCAGGTGATGGTGCGAAAAAAGAAGATGCGGTCCAAAAGGTTGAGGCCAAAGTCGAAGAATTAAAAACGGAACTCGCGCAAACCAAAGAAGAACTCAAGAAAAAAGAAGAACAAAGTGATAATGTTGTGAATAACAAAATCCTTTTTATGAAGTTCATTAAATATGATACGGATGGACATTATTCCAACGAACTTTGGGCCATTGATCCAGCAAAAGATGATGCTTTATTCAAAAGTCCTTACAATAACATCTGTTCAAAGGAATTTAAGGAAATTGCAAACCAAGGGGTACTTGTATTAGGTTACGATGGAGAAAAAATCGAAACCCGAAAACACAAATTGGTCTTACTTGATCCAGACAAATTAGGCGTGAAAAAAACAAGTGAATCGGCAGATATTTTCTGGCGAACACCGATGATCAATCGGGAAGATAAAATCTACGTGATTGAAAAGGTAAAAGACAAATACCATGTCGCACGATTTAAATCAGACCTAACCTTTGAAAAAAGGACAGAAGAGCCAGTTGAAGAAAACTCGGAACTCACATTCTTTGGGGATAAAATCTATGTCACTGGAAAACCGAAAGAAGGGGACAAAACCACAATCAAAGTCTTCAAAAAAGAAGACTTAAGTTTACTGAAAACTATCGCTCCGTAA
- the serC gene encoding 3-phosphoserine/phosphohydroxythreonine transaminase: MPTFTHRIYNFNAGPAMLPTEVMEEAKSEFLNFRGTGMSVMEMSHREKHFQSILDESISDLRELLNLPSRYAVVYFPGGATLQFSAIPFNYLSSGDSCDFALTGVWAKKAFEEAKKFYPNVKSIFNGADSKYMELPTITDESVNDGAKYMYITSNNTIYGTRYKTFPKLKKAPLIADMTSELLSRKLPIEDFSVIFAGAQKNIGPSGLTLVIYDKEKLPEVSHPIPNLMNFALMEKNGSLYNTPPTYSIYIAGLVFKYLKRKGGLAVMEETNERKAKKLYDAIDSSSLFYAPVPVPFRSAMNVVFRSHNDGLDSKFLSLAEEQGFAGLKGYREVGGFRASIYNAMPEEGVDALISFMKEFERSNG; this comes from the coding sequence ATGCCTACGTTTACACACAGAATCTACAATTTTAATGCAGGTCCCGCCATGTTACCCACCGAGGTCATGGAGGAAGCGAAGAGTGAGTTCCTCAATTTTAGGGGAACTGGTATGTCTGTCATGGAAATGAGCCACAGAGAAAAACATTTCCAATCCATTTTGGACGAATCCATCTCAGACCTTCGGGAACTTTTAAATTTACCATCTCGTTATGCGGTAGTTTATTTCCCTGGTGGAGCCACATTACAATTTTCTGCCATCCCTTTTAATTATTTATCATCTGGAGATTCTTGTGACTTTGCCCTAACAGGCGTTTGGGCAAAGAAAGCCTTTGAAGAAGCAAAAAAATTCTATCCCAATGTAAAATCAATTTTTAATGGAGCAGATTCCAAGTATATGGAACTTCCCACCATCACTGATGAATCAGTCAACGATGGAGCCAAATATATGTACATCACTTCCAATAACACCATTTATGGAACAAGGTACAAAACATTTCCGAAACTAAAAAAAGCGCCACTGATTGCTGATATGACAAGTGAACTTCTCAGTCGGAAGCTACCGATCGAAGATTTTTCAGTGATTTTTGCTGGGGCTCAAAAAAACATAGGCCCCTCAGGCCTAACTCTTGTGATTTATGATAAGGAAAAATTACCCGAGGTTTCCCATCCCATTCCCAATTTGATGAACTTTGCTTTGATGGAAAAAAATGGATCTCTTTACAATACACCTCCCACTTACTCAATCTACATTGCGGGTTTGGTTTTTAAATACCTAAAACGGAAAGGTGGATTAGCGGTGATGGAGGAAACAAACGAAAGAAAGGCAAAAAAATTGTATGATGCCATTGATTCTTCCTCTCTTTTTTATGCACCAGTACCTGTACCATTCCGTTCCGCAATGAATGTTGTCTTCCGTAGCCATAATGATGGTTTGGATTCAAAATTTTTGTCTCTTGCCGAAGAACAAGGATTTGCTGGTTTGAAAGGATATAGAGAAGTAGGTGGGTTTAGAGCCAGTATCTACAATGCGATGCCAGAAGAAGGTGTGGATGCTCTCATTTCATTTATGAAAGAATTTGAAAGGTCCAATGGTTAA